AAATGGCCACCAGTTGGCCCACCTCCCTCGATACCCTCTATGGGTCAGCTCAAATGGTAGCTGAGAAAGTCGAAGCCATAACCGATGGGCGGTTTGTGATTGAAGTATTTGCGGCAGGGGAAATTGTGCCTGGACTGCAAGTTTTGGATGCGGTACAAGCGGGAACTGTCGAATGTGGCCATAGCGCCAGTTACTACTACATTGGTAAAAACCCCGCCCTGGTCTTTGGAACCACTGTTCCCTTTGGCCTGAATGCCCAACAGCAAAATGCCTGGCTCTACTATGGGGGGGGGCAAGAGATGATCAATCAGCTCTATGCCGATTTTAATGTCATCGCCTTTCCTGCGGGCAATAGTGGAGTGCAAATGGGGGGCTGGTTTAAGCGCCAGGTGAATACAGTGGCAGACTTAAATGGCCTGAAAATGAGAATTCCTGGGTTTGGGGGTAAGGTTTTAGCGAGTTTAGGGGTGAATGTGCAGGTTTTACCCGGAGGAGAAATTTTTCTGGCTTTGGAGCGGGGGGCTATTGATGCGGCTGAATGGGTTGGCCCCTATGATGATGAGAAACTGGGCTTGAATCAGGCTGCCCAATACTATTATTATCCGGGTTGGTGGGAACCGGGTTCTACGTTTGAGTTACAGGTGAATTTAGACCAGTGGAATGAGTTACCTAAAGACTATCAGGATGCAATCAGGAGTGCGACGGCTGATACAAATGTTCACTGTTTGGGTCGCTATGATACCCTAAATCCACAAGCATTGAAGCGGCTTAAAGAGGGAGGCACACAGTTACAGCCCTTCAGCCCAGAAATTTTAACGGCTTGTCGTCAAGCGACTCAGGAACTATTGGAGCAACAAGCGAGTGAGGATTCTTCTTTTCAAGAGGTTTATGGGTCTTGGAAGCAGTTCCAAGCTGATATTTTTAGTTGGCACGCGGTGAGTGAGTTAGCCTACACCGGTTTTGCAATTAGAAATTAGTGCGTTACCGGAAATTTTGGGTTGAAAGTGCCGTCCTTTAGGGGAGTGGAGGCCGGCTTTTAGGGGGGCTTTGAGACGAATATCGCAAAACGTATCGTTTCTTATTGTTTTGTCAACACAGTGGCAGGAATTTCTCAGAAAAGGCTATTATCGGAATCTAGGTTAGTTTAGTTAATGGGTATTACGCAAATCAGTTATGGGTGAAGCGAAACGCCGTAAAGCAGCTCTCGGAGAACAGTATGGCCAGGAAAAGACTATCTTGCCCTGGTTGCCGATTACTCAATCCCAAGCGGATCGGTTTGTTAAATGGACAAGTACGGGAGCTTGGATTGGGATTGGAATCATGATTGCCGCATGGTTAACGGTTCGATTCATTGGCCCGGGTTTCGGCTGGTGGCAAGTGAACTAAAGGCTAGAGGCAAGACTTTTGTGGATTTTTCTGTATCCTGGTATACGGTATTTCGGAAAAGATGCTCTTAGGCTGGAGCCTAATTCATTGGTTTGAAGTATGGTAATCCCTCGATCAATCTAGAAAATCTGATGGAATCCTGAAGAAAGTATAAAGCCGTCTAGAATAGTGTGGTGAGTGGAGGAAAATAAAGGTGTTTATCCGATTAGCGCACCAGCATAGACAATTTGTCCGAGATTTAGTGATGAGCCTTCAGGCGTTGGCTATTGTCCTGGAGCGTCAGGGATATTTAGCGTCTTGCTATACCTGCGGCGATCAGATGAATAGCGCATCGTTTATGGTGAGCTTGGGGGATAACCATCTGATTCGGTTTTTGGTTTCTGATTATGGGATTACCTGGACAGAAATGCGCGATGACCGAGAGCTGATGAAACTTGAGGGTGCAGAGGCGATCGCTCAATTGCAAGAATTAGCCAATTTAGCCAAACAGGATAAACTCCCTGGAGATCCCCCGTTAGCGGGTTCAGTTCCCCAAAAGTCAAGATCTTCTGGAGTGACGATTTTGCCCAGAGTGTAATTAGAAAGGAATGGGTTGGGTGACTGAGAGTTCTGGTAGATTGTCTGCCAGGCGTATTTTTCCATTTTGTAAGTAACAACAATATACCTAAAATGAAGGAACCGGTAAAGACGAAAGTTTTGCCGGTTATAGTCGCTTGCTGTTGCAGAAGCAAGAGATGAGAAGGGCAATGAGATGCTAACCTAGCAAATCCAGTAACTGTGCTTCTGTGAGTTGGGTGATGTTTAATTCTTGGGCTTTGGTCAACTTGGAGCCAGGCTTATCGCCAACCACGACATAATCGGTTTTGGAGCTAACAGAACTGGTGATTTTTCCTCCTGCGTCTTCTATGCGGGTTTTGGCTTGCGATCGCGTTAAACTAGCCAGTGTACCAGTCAGCACGAAGGTTTTGCCCGTCAGAGAGGTTGGGGGCGAAATATGTTTCACTTCTACAGCAGATAGGGATAAGCCTAATGCTTGCAACCGTTGGATGAGGGTTTGATTTTCGGGAAGTTGGAACCATTGAACGATCGCCGCGCTCATTTCTGAACCAATTCCATGTACATTCTCTAAGTCGCTTTCTGTGGCTTGGGCGAGTTGTTCGACGGAGGGAAACGCTTCACACAAGACTTTAGCGTTGACGGCTCCCACATGGCGAATGCCGATCGCATACAGGATACAGTGCCATGGGCGAGTTTTCGATGCAGCGATCGCCTCTACCAACTTTTGGGCAGATCTCTGACCCATACGGTCTAACTGCATTAAATCATCAATCGTTAATTCATACAAGTCCGCCAGCGATCCCACCAACTGCTGCTCGACCATCTGCGCGGCTAGTTTTTCCCCCAAGCCGTCGATATCCAGGGCATCCCGACGGGAGGCATGGATGAGAGCGCCGCGCAGAATACCGGGACAAGCACTATTGATACACCGAGTAACCGCTTCTGTCTCCAGTTTAACCACCTGCGAGTTGCATTCGGGGCAAGCGGTGGGCATGGTATAGCGGGTAGCTCCGGGGGGGCGCAGTTCCGGTAAAACTCGCACAACTTCCGGTATAAT
This portion of the Roseofilum capinflatum BLCC-M114 genome encodes:
- a CDS encoding TRAP transporter substrate-binding protein; this encodes MKRRKLLAYTSTGAATTLALAACSAQTSTSQNTSTRPTNSALPNIRWKMATSWPTSLDTLYGSAQMVAEKVEAITDGRFVIEVFAAGEIVPGLQVLDAVQAGTVECGHSASYYYIGKNPALVFGTTVPFGLNAQQQNAWLYYGGGQEMINQLYADFNVIAFPAGNSGVQMGGWFKRQVNTVADLNGLKMRIPGFGGKVLASLGVNVQVLPGGEIFLALERGAIDAAEWVGPYDDEKLGLNQAAQYYYYPGWWEPGSTFELQVNLDQWNELPKDYQDAIRSATADTNVHCLGRYDTLNPQALKRLKEGGTQLQPFSPEILTACRQATQELLEQQASEDSSFQEVYGSWKQFQADIFSWHAVSELAYTGFAIRN
- a CDS encoding DUF2839 domain-containing protein, coding for MGEAKRRKAALGEQYGQEKTILPWLPITQSQADRFVKWTSTGAWIGIGIMIAAWLTVRFIGPGFGWWQVN
- a CDS encoding DUF1815 family protein encodes the protein MFIRLAHQHRQFVRDLVMSLQALAIVLERQGYLASCYTCGDQMNSASFMVSLGDNHLIRFLVSDYGITWTEMRDDRELMKLEGAEAIAQLQELANLAKQDKLPGDPPLAGSVPQKSRSSGVTILPRV